In one Nicotiana sylvestris chromosome 8, ASM39365v2, whole genome shotgun sequence genomic region, the following are encoded:
- the LOC104211008 gene encoding nucleoside diphosphate kinase 1-like, with the protein MEQTFIMIKPDGVQRGLMGEIIGRFEKKGFYLKGLKFMTVDRAFAEKHYADLSAKPFFNGLVDYIVSGPVVVMIWEGKGVVSTGRKLIGATNPLESAPGTIRGDYTIDIGRNVIHGSDSVDSGQKEKDLWFPEGINWWRPSQHSWIYE; encoded by the exons ATGGAGCAAACATTCATTATGATCAAGCCTGATGGTGTCCAACGTGGCCTG ATGGGTGAGATTATTGGAAGATTTGAGAAGAAGGGTTTCTATTTGAAAG GGTTGAAGTTTATGACCGTGGATCGTGCTTTTGCTGAAAAGCACTACGCAGACTTGTCTGCAAAGCCTTTCTTCAATGGGCTTGTCGATTACATTGTGTCTGGCCCCGTTGTGGTAATGATCTGGGAGGGTAAGGGAGTAGTTTCAACTGGCAGGAAGCTCATTGGAGCAACAAACCCCTTGGAATCTGCTCCTGGAACCATTCGTGGTGATTACACCATTGACATTGGAAG GAATGTTATTCATGGAAGTGATTCAGTTGATAGTGGACAGAAGGAAAAAGATCTTTGGTTCCCTGAAGGTATTAATTGGTGGCGTCCCAGCCAACACTCTTGGATCTATGAGTAA